From a region of the Vallicoccus soli genome:
- a CDS encoding serine hydrolase: MPPPPPPPPPLPPQPAPVPGVAWSVHVLADDGAVLATRGADAVGPVASAAKLLLLVEVARRLDAGDLPPTALLERSAADAVADSGLWQHLRVAALPVEDLAVLVGAVSDNLATNVLLRAVGLPALDALAARLGLRDTRLLDRVRDARGPGDPPVLALGTARELCLLLHGLARGTVVSPAASAAVLRWLGTGSDLSMVASALGLDPLAHAGADRGLLLRHKTGTDEGVRVDAGHLAGPAGGLAYAVAARWSPGVPARDAVLAAMGAYGRALRAAVGG, encoded by the coding sequence GTGCCGCCCCCGCCGCCCCCGCCGCCCCCGCTGCCCCCGCAGCCCGCCCCGGTGCCGGGCGTCGCGTGGTCCGTCCACGTGCTCGCCGACGACGGTGCGGTGCTCGCGACCCGCGGGGCCGACGCCGTCGGGCCCGTGGCCAGCGCGGCGAAGCTGCTCCTGCTCGTCGAGGTGGCGCGGCGCCTCGACGCGGGGGACCTCCCCCCCACCGCGCTCCTCGAGCGGTCCGCCGCGGACGCGGTGGCGGACTCCGGGCTCTGGCAGCACCTGCGCGTCGCGGCGCTGCCGGTCGAGGACCTCGCGGTCCTCGTCGGGGCGGTGAGCGACAACCTCGCGACGAACGTGCTGCTGCGCGCCGTGGGCCTGCCCGCCCTCGACGCGCTGGCCGCGCGGCTGGGCCTGCGCGACACCCGGCTGCTCGACCGGGTCCGCGACGCGCGCGGGCCCGGCGACCCGCCCGTGCTCGCGCTCGGCACCGCGCGCGAGCTCTGCCTGCTGCTGCACGGCCTCGCCCGCGGCACGGTGGTGTCCCCTGCCGCGTCGGCGGCGGTCCTGCGGTGGCTGGGCACCGGCAGCGACCTCTCCATGGTCGCGTCGGCGCTGGGGCTCGACCCGCTCGCGCACGCGGGGGCGGACCGCGGCCTGCTGCTGCGGCACAAGACCGGCACCGACGAGGGCGTACGGGTCGACGCGGGTCACCTCGCCGGGCCGGCCGGCGGGCTCGCGTACGCCGTCGCGGCGCGGTGGTCGCCCGGCGTCCCCGCGCGCGACGCGGTGCTCGCCGCGATGGGCGCGTACGGGCGGGCCCTGCGCGCCGCG